CTGCTTGGCCTGGACGCATCGCGCGAACTGGCCGAAGCGCTGGGCGAGCGCGCACGTGCCGCTCTGGCGCCGCTGGGCGAGCGCGCCGCGCATCTGCACGGCCTGGCCGACATGGTGGTTCACCGTATCCGCTGATGCCGGCGCGTCGTGTGTCTTCACGTCATTCCCGCGAAAGCGGGAATCCAGTGACGTGCGGGCTCACAGGCAAAGACGCTGGATGACCAGCCCTTCGGCTGTTGAAGAGCACCTCCCGCCTTCGCGGGAATGACAGGCGGCGGTAGGGCGTCGCCTGTCGTGATGTCCTCAAGCCTCGCGATACCACAGCAAAATCACGCCGATCAGCATGAAGCACGCCGGCCACACGTAACCCGCGATGCGGCCGCCACGCCCTGGCAGCCGCAATTCGAGCCACCGGGCCCAGCCGGCGGCGACACCGGCGAGCGCCAGCGGCGTATGGGTCAGCTCGATCAGCATCTGGTCTTTCACGTTGGAAATCTGGTGACTGTGGGTGAGCAGCATGGCGCCGCCCACCGCCACCAGCAGCGGAAACACCATGGCCGCGCGTTCGCTCTTGAGGCGCCCGGTGCGTACTGACCACTCGAACGCGCCGAACAGGATGATCAGCAGCACGAAGAAACGGTGCTGCGCCACTTCTACATCGCGCCACGCGATCCACCAGCCCTCCTGTCCCAATGGCCACACTTCCGGGTCCGAGCGGATCAGCAGAAAGCCGGCCATGGCCAGGAACAGCAACGGCCAGTGCTTGGCCCATCCCGCGCCCGCACGCCCGAGCAAAGCCATGAAGCCGATCAGCAGCACGAAGATGCCCGCCCAGTGGTGGTTGTACTCCGACCACGCGATGTCCTCGGCGTTGCGCGGCGGAATGACGCCGGAGCCGGGCGTGGTGGCCGACTGGGCGACCTGATGGTCGCGTGCCGCTTCACGGTCAAGTTGTGTCTGCAATTGCGAGATGGCGAGTGTGTCGTGGTCTGGCGAACTTAGTCGCGGCCACGCGGGTGCGTTGCGTTCGGCGATCTCGTGCAGCGATACGCGGTCGGTGGTCAGGTCCACCGCGGGCGGCACCGAGGTCAGCGACGCGGCCGCGAAGAAGATGGTGAAGCCGATGCCGATCTCCACCTCGGCGAAGCGGCGCAGGCGGATCACGGAAGCGTTGGCGCCTTTGCGCAGCCGCTCGGTGACGAGGAAGTTGCCCAGCCCCAGGCCCAGCAGGCCGATGAACATCGCCACCTTGGCCCCGACCATCACACCGTAGGCGGTCCCGTAGAAACCCTGCACATCGCCCACGTAGAAGATCCACATGGTGATGCCCGACAGCAGGATGCAGGCCACGCCGATCATCGACATGCGCGAGAAGCGCGCACCGACCAGGGTCAGGCCATCAGTATCCTGCAGATGGCGCAACACCAGCACGAAGCAGGGGATGGCGCCGATCCATATCGCGGCACCGAACTGGTGCAGGCCTTCCACGGCCATTAGCAAGGCGTTGTGGTCCAGGCGCGCGTAGGCGTGCGTGGTGGCCGTGGCCGCGACAAGTTCAAGCAGGCCGACCAGCAGCAGGAGTACGCGCGGAAGCGGTTGCGCCATGCTGCGCCGGCCCAGGCCAAGCGCGATGGCCAGCGCACACAGGATCTTGATGCTGCCCGCCACCGCGAACGATGCCTGCATGACGTTCGCGAAGGACAGGTCCACCGTCGACATCAATACCGACACCTGCAGCGCAGTGGTCGCCAGTTCCGACAGCAGCAAGCCCCAGGCGCTCCAACGCGTGAGGCGCACGACGCGTTGCTCGAGCACGTCGCCCTGCGGGAGACGGGGCGATAGCGGGTGCAGCAGAAGCATGAGGAACAGCAATCCCCCCAACGTCATCGATTGGGTGACGATGACGAAGCCATGCAGGATGACGCTGAGGTACCCGAAAATGTCGACAAGCAGGGCCACGGAACCCCCGTTGGGTCAGCGGTGGTGATGGAACGGGCGAGTGGTGGGCAGTGCGCTTACGGCGCAGCCGTCACGGTAAAAGGCAGGTCGCCGCGCGTGATGTGTCCATCCAGCGCCAGCGCCTGCCAGCGAATGGTGTAGGCGCCTGGCTTCAGGTCGGCCGCGCTGTCCAGTTCGTTGGGCTTGCCGGTGTTGGCGGTGATGGCGAGCGGCGTCTCACTCTTGTCAGGGGCGATGAGTATCAACCGCGAACGCGCCTGGTCGATCTTGCTGTTGTATTTCAGCATCAGCGCCAGGTGACCCGCCGGCACGCTGCCGTTGGGCTTGGGCGTGCTGTCGGTGAGGATGGCGTGGGCGCTGGCATTGATGCTGACGGCAAGGGCGAGGATGGCAATCGCGACACGATGGTTGAGCTGCATGCGATGACTCCGGCAAGGACAAGGGTCAGGGTTGGCTGATCGGCTGCTTGCAGTGCCCAATCGAGTAAAGCATGGCGGGCAGGAATGCAAAGGTGGACAGCAGCACCGCGAGCAGGCTGAGCAGCAGCACCGTGCCCATGCTGGCCGTGCCGGGGTGGCGCGCAATGGCGAGGCTGCCAAAGGCGGTGCCGGTGGTGAGTGCGGAGAACAGGATGGCGCGCGCGGTGGGTGAACCCAGGAAGTGATGCACGCCGTGACGCCAGTTCATCACGAAATAGACGTTGAACGAGACACCCACGCCCAGCAACAGCGGCAACGCGATGATGTTGGCGAAGTTGATGGATATGCCGAACAGCCGCGCCAGCAGGGCGGTGAGCAGGGCCGACATGAGCAGCGTGGCCAGCACCAGCCCGGCATCGCGCACGCGGCGCAGCACCAGCATCAGCACGATGGCGATGGCCACGGTGGCATACACGGCCGCCTCGCGGAAGGCGATGAGGATGGTATCGGCCGCCTTGATGGTATCGACGGCAGAGCCGGCAGCGTCGGGCGCGACCTGTTGCACCGTTTTGACGAAATCGCGCAGGCCGGCCGTGCTTTGTGCCTTGGTGGTTGGCGTCACCTGCACGCGCACGCGGCCGTCTGGAGCGAACCAGTCGCGCTTGAGATCATCCGGCAGGCTCTGCATGGTGATGGGCTCGGCCGAGAGCGAATCGGCGAGCTGGTGGAGCGTGTAGGGCAGGAACTGCGTCAGCGCCTGGTTGGCCGTTGCCATCTGCTGGTCGGTGCCATGGGACAGCACGGCCAGTGCCTTGCCGATGCGGCGCAGCGGGGAGTTCGCCGGCAGCTTGTCCGTCACGCTGGCGATGCCTTCGCTGGTGTCCTTTGCGGCCTCGCGCATGTCGTTGGCGCTGGGCGGGGCGACCTTCTCACCCGGGTTCAACACCGCATACATCAGGTCGGACGCCTGTTGCAGCTGGTTGAGCTTGTCGTCCTGCCCCGTGGGCACGAAGTCGACACCCGAAACCACCTGCGCCACTTCCGGCAGCTTGCCGAGGCGTTCACTGAGCGTCTTGGCGGAGGGCAGGTCTTTGGCCAGCACGTCCATGGTGAACGGGTTGGTGTTCGGGTCATCCATCAGCGAGGTGAGCGTGCGCATCGCCTCGGTGTCCGCGCGTTTGGTGTGCAGCGGATTGGCGTCGAAAGGAATGGTGATCGCACACCAGATGCCGACGGCGCCGAGCACGCCGAATAGCACCAGCACGGCCTTGCGCTGGCGGTTCAGCCAGTCATCGGCCGCGGTGCCGCCCGGTAGCGCCACTTCCGCGTGCGGCGATCCCTTCGACAACAGGCGCAGCAGGGCAGGCAATACGGTCAGCGTGCAGATGAGTGCGAGCAGCATGCCCGCGCCGGCGATGATGCCCAGTTCCGCCACGCCGGTGAAATCGGTGGGTGCGAAGGCCAGGAAGCCACAGGCCGTGGCGAGCGCGGCCAGGCCGACCTGGCTGACCACGCGGTTGGCGGTTTCATGCAGCGAGTCGTCGAAGGTGCGGTCGCTGTACTGGCGGGCATGCAGGCGCACGCCGAACTGGATGCCGAAATCCACGGCAAGTCCCACGAACAACACCGCGAACGCGACCGATACCAGGTTGAGGCGTCCTACCGCGAGTGCCGCGAAACCCAGCGTATAAGTGAGGCCGACGACCAGGGTGATGACCACCGGCACGATCAGTCGCCAGGTGCCCAGCGCCAGCACCAGCCAGAACACCAGCAACAGGCTGCTGCCGATGGCGATGGGGCCGGCACGGTCGGTGAGCGAGGCGAACTCTTCGTCGGCCAGTGGCACCGAGCCGGTGTAATTGATGCGCACGCGTCCGGATGTCACTTCGGGCAGTTCGTTGGCCAGCCGCAGCATCGTCTCGGTGGCGGCCTGCCCAGGTTCGAGGGCGGCGTGGTCGAGCACTGGATGGATCAGGATGAATTCCTGTCCTCCGTTGCTGTTCACCAGATCCGGCGTGAGCAGGGCCTGCCAGGACAGCGGCGCATTCTTGCCCGCCGCAGCATCTTCCATGGTCTGCGCCACGTTGCCGAGTGCGGCGTCATAGGAGGACAGGTCCTCCGCAAACCCACGGCGCACACCCTCCACCATCAAGTCCAGGCCCTTGAACAGGCCGCGCGCGGAAGGATCCTTCGCCAGCGGTCCCAGTAATGGCTGCGCCTGGAGCATGCTGTCCAGTGTGCTTTCCAGTTCGTCCTGCGGCAGCAACAGCAGGCCTTCGCGATTGAAGAAGGGGCTGATGCCGGGTGTGGAGGACGAGCGGAAGTGTTCCTTGTCGGCCACCAGCTTGGCGTTCAACGCCTGCGCCGCGATGCGGGCTTCTTCGGGCGTGGGTGCGCTCACCACGGCGGTAAGCGTGTCGCTGAACTGGGGGAACTGCCGTGCGAAGGCGAGACTTTGCTGTCGCCACGGCAGTTTGTCGGAGAACAGGTGATCGGAGTCGGTATCGATGCTCAGGTGCTTCGAGGCGCCCCACAGGCTAAGCACCACGAACAGCGCCGCCAGCAACAGCACGGTGTAGTGGTGGCGACCGCTGCGGTCCACCGTGACAACCAGTCCTTTGTGAATCGCTTTGAACACGCTGCCGGACCTCCGTGCTTCGATGCCGTGGGCCGTGCGTCAAGGCCCAGTCTGACATCCGGGTTGCTGATGAGAGATTAGCAGGGCTGGGTCGCGTCGCGTCCCCATGTCGTGCCGGCGGCTTCCGCCGCGGCGCGCAGTGTTCGCGTCGCCTTGCCCATGCGTATCGCCAATCCTGGAAGTTCCGCCAGCAGCTGAGGGTGACGCAGAAGGGTGGCGAGCATGCGGCCAGCCCGCGGCCGACCCCACGCATCGATGCCCGCCTGCAAGGGAGCGGGCACAT
This genomic interval from Dyella japonica A8 contains the following:
- a CDS encoding copper resistance D family protein — protein: MALLVDIFGYLSVILHGFVIVTQSMTLGGLLFLMLLLHPLSPRLPQGDVLEQRVVRLTRWSAWGLLLSELATTALQVSVLMSTVDLSFANVMQASFAVAGSIKILCALAIALGLGRRSMAQPLPRVLLLLVGLLELVAATATTHAYARLDHNALLMAVEGLHQFGAAIWIGAIPCFVLVLRHLQDTDGLTLVGARFSRMSMIGVACILLSGITMWIFYVGDVQGFYGTAYGVMVGAKVAMFIGLLGLGLGNFLVTERLRKGANASVIRLRRFAEVEIGIGFTIFFAAASLTSVPPAVDLTTDRVSLHEIAERNAPAWPRLSSPDHDTLAISQLQTQLDREAARDHQVAQSATTPGSGVIPPRNAEDIAWSEYNHHWAGIFVLLIGFMALLGRAGAGWAKHWPLLFLAMAGFLLIRSDPEVWPLGQEGWWIAWRDVEVAQHRFFVLLIILFGAFEWSVRTGRLKSERAAMVFPLLVAVGGAMLLTHSHQISNVKDQMLIELTHTPLALAGVAAGWARWLELRLPGRGGRIAGYVWPACFMLIGVILLWYREA
- a CDS encoding MMPL family transporter, which produces MFKAIHKGLVVTVDRSGRHHYTVLLLAALFVVLSLWGASKHLSIDTDSDHLFSDKLPWRQQSLAFARQFPQFSDTLTAVVSAPTPEEARIAAQALNAKLVADKEHFRSSSTPGISPFFNREGLLLLPQDELESTLDSMLQAQPLLGPLAKDPSARGLFKGLDLMVEGVRRGFAEDLSSYDAALGNVAQTMEDAAAGKNAPLSWQALLTPDLVNSNGGQEFILIHPVLDHAALEPGQAATETMLRLANELPEVTSGRVRINYTGSVPLADEEFASLTDRAGPIAIGSSLLLVFWLVLALGTWRLIVPVVITLVVGLTYTLGFAALAVGRLNLVSVAFAVLFVGLAVDFGIQFGVRLHARQYSDRTFDDSLHETANRVVSQVGLAALATACGFLAFAPTDFTGVAELGIIAGAGMLLALICTLTVLPALLRLLSKGSPHAEVALPGGTAADDWLNRQRKAVLVLFGVLGAVGIWCAITIPFDANPLHTKRADTEAMRTLTSLMDDPNTNPFTMDVLAKDLPSAKTLSERLGKLPEVAQVVSGVDFVPTGQDDKLNQLQQASDLMYAVLNPGEKVAPPSANDMREAAKDTSEGIASVTDKLPANSPLRRIGKALAVLSHGTDQQMATANQALTQFLPYTLHQLADSLSAEPITMQSLPDDLKRDWFAPDGRVRVQVTPTTKAQSTAGLRDFVKTVQQVAPDAAGSAVDTIKAADTILIAFREAAVYATVAIAIVLMLVLRRVRDAGLVLATLLMSALLTALLARLFGISINFANIIALPLLLGVGVSFNVYFVMNWRHGVHHFLGSPTARAILFSALTTGTAFGSLAIARHPGTASMGTVLLLSLLAVLLSTFAFLPAMLYSIGHCKQPISQP
- a CDS encoding copper resistance CopC family protein; translated protein: MQLNHRVAIAILALAVSINASAHAILTDSTPKPNGSVPAGHLALMLKYNSKIDQARSRLILIAPDKSETPLAITANTGKPNELDSAADLKPGAYTIRWQALALDGHITRGDLPFTVTAAP